The following coding sequences lie in one Pempheris klunzingeri isolate RE-2024b chromosome 13, fPemKlu1.hap1, whole genome shotgun sequence genomic window:
- the mycla gene encoding protein L-Myc-1a → MEFDCYQHYFFDDFDTEEDFYKSTAPSEDIWKKFELLPTPPMSPTRTLSGGAPQLSPGDKLSWLSKVLGQDEECEGQFIPDTEGLLGNLSSIIIQDCMWSSFSASKQLEKVNGRVSAAAQTGVSPVAQISVRAPSKAQCVSPGGPLAASATDCVDPAAVFTFAASSCRKPASSGSESRSDSSDDDDEEEIDVVTVESKQNRMRLVNVRKPVTITVRADPCPKRFHMSVHRQQHNYAARSPDSEPEPEEDDEEEEEDDDEEEEEYEGEPQSKRTCTASSQHAGSSARASQPASPSETPQSSDAEDTDRRRNHNFLERKRRNDLRSRFLALRDQIPGLESAKTPKVAILTHATEYLVELHAKEKRQLQERKRLKARQQQLLRKLSELKRS, encoded by the exons ATGGAGTTCGACTGTTACCAGCACTATTTTTTCGATGATTTCGACACAGAGGAGGATTTTTACAAGTCGACCGCACCGAGCGAGGACATATGGAAAAAGTTCGAGCTGCTGCCCACCCCTCCCATGTCTCCCACCCGGACTCTGAGCGGAGGCGCGCCGCAGCTCTCGCCGGGAGACAAACTCAGCTGGCTGTCCAAAGTCCTGGGTCAGGACGAGGAGTGCGAGGGGCAGTTCATCCCCGACACGGAGGGGCTGTTGGGCAACCTCAGCTCCATCATCATCCAGGACTGCATGTGGAGTAGTTTCTCTGCCAGTAAGCAGCTGGAGAAGGTCAACGGGAGAGTGTCAGCTGCGGCGCAGACCGGCGTCTCCCCGGTGGCACAGATCTCCGTGAGAGCACCGAGCAAAGCGCAGTGCGTCTCTCCGGGTGGTCCGCTCGCCGCCTCGGCGACAGACTGCGTCGACCCCGCGGCGGTTTTCACTTTCGCGGCAAGCAGCTGCAGGAAGCCGGCGTCGTCTGGCTCCGAGTCTCGCTCTGATTCCTCTG atgatgatgatgaggaggaaatCGATGTGGTCACCGTGGAGAGCAAGCAGAACCGGATGCGGCTGGTGAATGTCAGAAAACCAGTGACCATCACGGTCCGGGCCGACCCCTGCCCCAAACGCTTCCACATGTCTGTCCACCGGCAGCAGCACAACTACGCTGCCCGCTCTCCGGACAGTGAGCCAGAAcctgaggaggatgatgaggaggaggaggaagatgatgatgaggaggaggaggagtatgAGGGCGAACCTCAAAGCAAGCGTACCTGCACAGCATCCAGTCAGCACGCAGGCTCCTCTGCTCGTGCCTCCCAGCCCGCCTCCCCCTCAGAGACTCCCCAAAGCTCGGATGCAGAGGACACTGACCGCAGGCGGAACCACAATTTCcttgagaggaagaggaggaacgaCCTCCGGTCCCGCTTCCTCGCCCTGCGGGATCAGATCCCTGGCCTGGAGTCGGCCAAGACCCCGAAGGTGGCCATCCTGACCCATGCCACAGAGTACCTGGTGGAGCTGCACGCCAAGGAGAAGCGTCAGCTCCAGGAGAGGAAGCGACTCAAAGCCAGacaacagcagctcctccgcAAATTATCTGAACTGAAGCGCTCTTGA